Proteins from one Prevotella sp. E2-28 genomic window:
- a CDS encoding RNA polymerase sigma factor: MRGKEKNDDFLFNLQEDVRYIDVMTQKEFTYMASGTRAKAVSIAERFGYAQDDAEDIAQDVMLKLWNLHEQLSDATHLNASTVIITKRVCIDKWRTAHQHTEIAHTMPLIDEDSLHDRLEYTELEHWIGEQIESLPSTAGMVLRMRQLEHRELGEIADILGIRQTSVSTLLSRARNELLNKLKRRNQQ, encoded by the coding sequence ATGAGAGGAAAAGAAAAAAATGACGATTTCTTGTTTAATTTGCAGGAGGATGTTCGTTATATAGATGTAATGACACAGAAAGAGTTTACATACATGGCCAGTGGGACGCGCGCAAAAGCCGTGTCGATAGCCGAGCGATTCGGATATGCCCAGGACGATGCGGAGGACATTGCGCAAGACGTGATGCTGAAGCTATGGAACCTGCACGAACAGCTCAGCGACGCTACCCACCTGAATGCTTCGACCGTCATCATAACGAAACGGGTGTGTATTGACAAATGGCGCACGGCGCATCAGCATACGGAGATAGCCCACACGATGCCACTGATAGATGAGGACTCGCTGCACGATCGACTGGAATATACGGAGCTGGAACACTGGATAGGTGAACAGATTGAGAGCCTGCCTTCCACAGCGGGCATGGTGTTGAGAATGCGACAGTTAGAGCACCGTGAACTGGGTGAGATTGCCGACATCCTGGGTATTAGGCAGACATCAGTATCAACACTGCTATCGAGAGCCCGTAATGAATTGCTTAACAAATTGAAGAGGAGGAATCAACAATGA
- a CDS encoding M28 family peptidase, giving the protein MKQAYILLIASALFAACGNSNKNMTTEEVAVGPDFSADSAFMFCQKQCDFGPRTMNSEAHELCGQWIVEKFQSYGMKVTEQRATLKGFDGTPLLSNNIIAQYQPEAEQRIMICAHWDSRPWADNDPDETNHTKPVMAANDGASGVGVMLEIARLLQADTCKLPIGVDFVCFDAEDWGSHEDNDSWALGAQHWAKQHSTLNTQHSTLRYGILLDMVGGQGARFYQEGYSKYYANHVVKRVWKAAAIAGYSSFFPQEDGGGITDDHVPVNEVAKIPCIDIINYYPDCEQSSFGPTWHTIHDDMDHLDRNTLKAVGQTLIQVIYTEK; this is encoded by the coding sequence ATGAAACAAGCATACATACTCCTTATCGCAAGTGCGCTCTTCGCAGCCTGCGGCAATAGTAATAAGAATATGACAACGGAAGAGGTTGCCGTAGGTCCTGATTTCTCAGCTGATTCGGCATTCATGTTCTGTCAGAAGCAGTGCGACTTCGGTCCTCGCACTATGAACAGCGAGGCTCATGAGTTGTGTGGACAATGGATAGTAGAAAAATTCCAAAGCTACGGTATGAAGGTCACGGAACAGCGAGCTACGCTCAAGGGATTCGACGGCACTCCCCTGCTCAGCAATAATATCATTGCCCAATATCAGCCAGAAGCAGAACAGCGCATTATGATATGTGCCCACTGGGACAGTCGTCCTTGGGCCGACAACGACCCTGACGAAACAAACCACACGAAACCCGTGATGGCTGCCAACGATGGAGCCAGCGGCGTGGGCGTGATGTTGGAAATAGCCCGTTTGCTGCAAGCCGATACGTGCAAACTACCTATTGGTGTAGATTTCGTCTGCTTTGATGCTGAGGACTGGGGTAGTCATGAAGACAACGACTCATGGGCGCTTGGTGCACAGCACTGGGCAAAGCAACACTCAACACTTAACACTCAACACTCAACACTTCGTTACGGCATTCTCCTCGATATGGTAGGTGGTCAGGGCGCTCGTTTCTATCAGGAAGGCTATTCTAAGTATTATGCCAACCACGTGGTGAAACGAGTCTGGAAGGCGGCTGCTATCGCTGGTTACAGTAGTTTCTTCCCTCAGGAAGATGGTGGCGGTATTACTGATGACCACGTTCCCGTGAATGAAGTCGCAAAGATTCCCTGTATCGATATCATCAACTATTATCCCGACTGCGAACAGAGCAGCTTTGGACCTACATGGCATACCATCCATGATGACATGGACCATTTGGACCGCAACACATTAAAGGCCGTCGGTCAAACCCTCATTCAAGTAATTTACACGGAAAAGTAA